One window of Thermoflexus sp. genomic DNA carries:
- a CDS encoding class II fructose-bisphosphate aldolase — MHEMRSLLQHPGWSEAMALKGDQVEVRDPAWIRQEGIDLLVRQAVFGSPAEKAEARRWIFRIGEALGIMPASIHELYAARGRGEIPPTFTVPAMNLRGMTYEMARAAFRAALRLDAGAIIFEIARSEIHYTDQRPEEYAAVIAAAAIKEGFRGPLFLQGDHFQISAKAYAKDPERELQAVRDLTAEAVAAGFFNIDIDTSTLVDLSKPTLDEQQRLNYTLCAELTRYIRSIEPPGVTISVGGEIGEVGGKNSTVEELRAFMDGYRRHLGDAVGISKISVQTGTTHGGVVLPDGRLAQVAIDFEALRALSRAARLEYGLAGAVQHGASTLPEEAFHKFVECEACEVHLATGFQNLVFDLLPAAFREEIYAYLRAHHADEWKPGETEEQFYYKARKRAWGPFKQAFWELPEEVRGPIREALEARFALLFERLAVAGTRELVAQWVRAVPFPRAMPAAPELRRSHEEVEGLAD, encoded by the coding sequence ATGCATGAGATGCGAAGTCTTCTCCAGCATCCAGGGTGGAGCGAGGCCATGGCCCTGAAGGGCGACCAAGTGGAGGTGCGGGATCCCGCCTGGATCCGGCAGGAGGGGATCGACCTCCTGGTCCGCCAGGCCGTCTTCGGGAGCCCGGCGGAGAAAGCGGAGGCCCGCCGATGGATCTTCCGCATCGGCGAGGCCCTGGGGATCATGCCGGCATCCATCCATGAGCTTTACGCCGCGCGGGGTCGGGGCGAGATTCCCCCCACTTTCACCGTGCCCGCCATGAACCTGCGGGGGATGACCTATGAGATGGCCCGGGCCGCCTTCCGGGCCGCTCTCCGCCTGGATGCCGGCGCGATCATTTTCGAGATCGCCCGCAGTGAGATCCATTACACCGATCAACGGCCGGAGGAATACGCTGCCGTGATCGCCGCCGCAGCCATTAAGGAAGGGTTCCGCGGGCCGCTCTTCCTCCAGGGCGATCACTTCCAGATCTCCGCAAAGGCTTACGCCAAAGACCCCGAGCGGGAACTCCAGGCCGTGCGGGATCTCACCGCCGAGGCGGTTGCGGCCGGTTTCTTCAATATCGATATCGACACCTCCACCCTGGTGGATCTCTCGAAGCCCACGCTGGATGAACAGCAGCGGCTGAATTACACCCTTTGCGCCGAGCTGACCCGCTATATCCGCTCCATCGAACCGCCCGGTGTGACGATCTCGGTGGGTGGGGAGATCGGGGAAGTGGGCGGGAAAAACAGCACCGTGGAAGAGCTGCGGGCCTTCATGGACGGCTACCGCCGGCATCTGGGCGATGCGGTGGGGATCAGCAAGATCAGCGTGCAGACGGGCACCACCCACGGCGGGGTGGTGCTGCCGGACGGGCGGCTGGCCCAGGTGGCCATCGACTTCGAGGCGCTCCGGGCCCTTTCCCGAGCGGCGCGTCTGGAATACGGGCTGGCGGGCGCGGTGCAGCATGGGGCCAGCACCCTGCCGGAGGAGGCTTTCCACAAGTTCGTGGAATGCGAGGCCTGCGAAGTCCATCTGGCCACCGGCTTCCAGAACCTGGTCTTCGATCTGCTGCCCGCGGCCTTCCGGGAGGAGATCTACGCCTACCTGCGGGCGCACCATGCGGATGAGTGGAAGCCTGGGGAGACCGAGGAGCAGTTCTATTACAAGGCCCGCAAGCGGGCGTGGGGGCCGTTCAAGCAGGCGTTCTGGGAGCTGCCCGAGGAAGTCCGGGGTCCGATCCGCGAGGCCCTCGAAGCCCGTTTCGCGTTGCTTTTTGAGCGGCTGGCCGTGGCCGGCACGCGGGAGCTGGTCGCACAATGGGTGCGAGCCGTTCCCTTCCCCCGGGCCATGCCCGCAGCCCCGGAGCTTCGCCGTTCTCACGAAGAGGTGGAAGGCCTGGCGGATTAG
- a CDS encoding DMT family transporter — protein MEPAKAGISRKRGALGAGESIGIGMLLVNLATFTWATNMTLGRWLRDSIGPLTLSALRFLIATFCFAWLLRSRPLEDRRPGADAPLLLAMALTGVALFAPTLYWGLRYTTAVNATLINGLGPLITGLLAALLIREPLTPRQLTAALLGLLGVIVVISNGEGTFWETFHGNLGDLLVLMALTLWGIYSVLGRKVMARRSAISTTALSMALALPLLIPAALVEQLSFPLRWRPEVALAVLYIGVAPTVLGFLAWNEGVRRLGPGGAMMFYNTLPIYGALLGHFLLGEPLGLSHFLGGALIIGAGLWAARAGR, from the coding sequence ATGGAGCCAGCGAAGGCAGGGATCTCCCGGAAGCGGGGGGCGCTGGGCGCTGGGGAATCGATCGGGATCGGCATGCTCCTGGTCAACCTGGCCACCTTCACCTGGGCTACGAATATGACCCTGGGGCGATGGCTGCGCGATAGCATCGGCCCGCTGACGTTATCGGCCCTCCGATTCCTCATCGCCACGTTTTGCTTTGCATGGCTGCTCCGGTCCCGCCCGCTGGAGGACCGACGCCCGGGCGCGGATGCCCCCCTTCTTCTCGCGATGGCCCTGACCGGCGTGGCGCTTTTCGCCCCCACGCTCTACTGGGGCCTGCGTTACACCACCGCGGTGAACGCCACCCTGATCAACGGCCTGGGCCCGCTGATCACCGGCCTTCTCGCTGCCCTCCTCATCCGGGAACCCCTGACGCCCCGCCAGCTGACGGCTGCCCTCCTGGGGCTTCTCGGGGTGATCGTGGTGATCTCCAACGGCGAAGGGACGTTCTGGGAAACCTTCCACGGCAATCTCGGGGATCTGCTGGTGCTGATGGCGCTCACGCTGTGGGGGATCTACTCGGTGCTGGGGCGGAAGGTGATGGCCCGACGCTCGGCGATCTCCACCACGGCCTTATCGATGGCCCTGGCCCTGCCGCTCTTAATCCCCGCCGCGCTGGTGGAGCAGCTCTCCTTCCCGCTCCGCTGGCGCCCGGAGGTCGCGCTGGCCGTGCTCTATATCGGGGTCGCTCCGACGGTGCTGGGCTTTCTCGCCTGGAACGAGGGGGTGCGCCGTCTGGGACCCGGCGGTGCCATGATGTTCTACAACACCCTGCCGATCTATGGGGCGCTGCTGGGGCACTTTCTGCTGGGGGAGCCGCTCGGGCTCTCCCATTTCCTCGGGGGGGCTCTGATCATCGGCGCCGGCCTGTGGGCCGCCCGCGCCGGTCGCTAA
- a CDS encoding HAMP domain-containing sensor histidine kinase, whose amino-acid sequence MMIGIPLLLGILLLGALAGLLVLHRRQRQLEEAVREAQRARRALAAECDRIASWLEGLKPGGVEALLLLDRDQRILWANHPAMEQLNARPGRALLEAIPSPELETLLNATGTAEIRWRDRWWLGTSWAWSGGWGLALIDITRQREAERARRELTANVAHDLRTPLATIRLLLDELKPADPLPASWERLTGELDRLIRLVNTLLDLARLEAGEWPLAYEALEIRPWVQSWIERFAPLWQAKGLTVQQDLPEGLRVWADPEWAGRALGNLIDNAIRFTPPGGEVRVRAWSEGEWVAIEVSDTGPGIPPEDLPRIFERFYRRDRHRGGGGSGLGLAIARHAVEAHGGRIQAFSEPGRGACFVFTLPAVSERV is encoded by the coding sequence ATGATGATCGGGATCCCACTTCTCCTGGGGATTCTCCTGCTGGGAGCGCTGGCTGGTTTGCTTGTCCTCCATCGCCGGCAGCGCCAGCTGGAAGAGGCGGTCCGGGAGGCGCAACGGGCGCGACGGGCGCTGGCCGCCGAGTGCGATCGCATCGCGTCCTGGCTGGAAGGGTTGAAGCCGGGCGGGGTGGAGGCGCTCCTTCTGCTCGACCGGGACCAGCGGATCCTGTGGGCGAACCATCCGGCGATGGAGCAGCTGAACGCCCGGCCGGGCCGCGCCCTGCTGGAAGCGATCCCCTCCCCCGAACTGGAGACGCTCCTGAACGCGACGGGGACCGCCGAGATCCGGTGGAGGGATCGCTGGTGGCTGGGCACCAGCTGGGCGTGGTCCGGGGGCTGGGGGCTGGCGCTGATCGATATCACGCGCCAGCGGGAAGCGGAACGGGCACGGCGGGAGCTCACGGCCAATGTCGCCCACGACCTGCGAACGCCCCTCGCCACGATCCGTCTGTTGCTGGACGAGCTGAAGCCGGCGGATCCTCTTCCGGCCTCCTGGGAGCGCCTGACCGGTGAGCTGGACCGGCTGATCCGGCTGGTCAACACGTTGCTGGATCTGGCCCGTCTGGAGGCCGGGGAATGGCCCCTGGCGTATGAAGCCCTGGAGATCCGCCCCTGGGTGCAGAGCTGGATCGAGCGGTTCGCTCCTCTGTGGCAGGCCAAGGGCTTAACGGTTCAACAGGACCTTCCGGAAGGCCTCCGGGTGTGGGCGGATCCGGAATGGGCGGGACGGGCGCTGGGGAATCTCATAGACAATGCCATCCGGTTCACGCCCCCTGGGGGTGAGGTGCGGGTGCGGGCCTGGTCGGAGGGGGAATGGGTGGCGATTGAGGTGTCGGATACCGGGCCCGGGATCCCGCCGGAGGATCTCCCCCGGATCTTCGAGCGCTTCTATCGCCGGGATCGCCATCGGGGAGGGGGCGGCAGCGGCCTTGGGCTGGCCATCGCCCGCCACGCGGTGGAGGCCCATGGGGGCCGCATTCAGGCCTTCAGCGAGCCTGGGCGGGGCGCCTGCTTCGTGTTCACCCTGCCCGCGGTTTCGGAGAGGGTCTGA
- a CDS encoding response regulator transcription factor: MRLLLVEDDPSLRETLADQLRREGFEVIATGDGGEALELARALQPDLIILDLMLPTLDGLSVCRILRRESDVPILMLTARSGPVDRIIGLEVGADDYVVKPFHVGELIARVRALLRRVRGRPATTLTAGDLTLDLLARKAYKGGQELRLTLKEFDLLAALIQNRGRVLSRAFLLERVWGVEHPVDTRTVDTHIRWLREKIEEDPAHPRRIVTVRGIGYRFEG, translated from the coding sequence ATGCGTCTGTTACTGGTGGAAGACGATCCGTCGTTGCGGGAGACCCTGGCGGATCAGCTTCGGCGGGAGGGTTTTGAGGTGATCGCCACCGGGGATGGCGGGGAGGCGCTGGAGCTGGCCCGCGCGCTCCAGCCCGATCTGATCATTCTCGACCTCATGCTGCCCACGCTGGATGGCCTTTCGGTCTGCCGGATCCTCCGCCGGGAAAGCGATGTCCCCATCCTGATGCTCACAGCTCGCAGCGGGCCGGTGGATCGGATCATCGGGCTGGAGGTGGGGGCCGACGATTATGTGGTGAAGCCCTTCCACGTCGGGGAGCTGATCGCCCGCGTCCGGGCCCTCCTCCGTCGGGTTCGGGGTCGCCCGGCGACGACGTTGACCGCGGGGGATCTGACTCTGGATCTGCTGGCCCGCAAGGCCTATAAGGGCGGCCAGGAGCTCCGCCTCACCCTCAAGGAGTTCGACCTCCTGGCCGCCCTGATTCAGAACCGCGGCCGCGTCCTCAGCCGCGCCTTCCTGCTTGAACGGGTCTGGGGGGTGGAACACCCGGTGGATACCCGAACGGTGGACACCCATATCCGCTGGCTTCGGGAGAAGATCGAGGAAGATCCCGCACATCCCCGGCGGATCGTCACGGTGCGAGGGATCGGTTATCGCTTTGAAGGTTGA
- a CDS encoding ABC transporter permease, translating into MRRFFGAFIPIRVALSGADIGILLLLMAVLVLGMTLAVRAPAAISGPVIRLSPEALPYYAVRSLLRMAAAYALSLLFSLTVGYVAATQRWAGAVILPVLDVLQSVPILSFLPVVALSLTAILPEDVAVELASIILIFTSQVWNLTFSFYQSMITIPTDLREAAQIFRLNPWLRFRHLELPHAAIALIWNSMMSWAGGWFFLMAAETFTVGARDFRLIGLGTYLQFAAEQGDLQALAWGLVTLVGIIVGMDQLLWRPLLAWADKFRLEMVESDEAASSWLYDLWQRATVSEWFIERIWNPLLERVDAVLGGWSARLVARPALNPIPAWVFLLPLVAIAGLGFAYGVHAALRLLSALPLSSLPLLGLATLSSMARVLLAQLIALAWTVPLGVAIGMNRSLAARVQPLIQVVASIPATALFPVILLFLLRLPMGLELAAVALMLMGTQWYLLFNIIAGASAIPRDLIFTTEILGIRGLERWRVLILPAVFPYLVTGLITASGGAWNATIVAEYVEFAGQAHATLGLGALIAQATGRGDYPMLLAATLMMIMTVVAFNRLVWRRLYALAEERFRFD; encoded by the coding sequence ATGCGGCGCTTCTTCGGGGCCTTCATCCCGATCCGTGTCGCCCTGAGCGGGGCGGACATCGGGATTCTATTGCTGCTGATGGCTGTGCTGGTGCTGGGGATGACCCTGGCCGTTCGAGCCCCGGCTGCCATCTCCGGGCCTGTGATCCGGTTGTCCCCGGAGGCCCTTCCCTACTATGCCGTTCGCTCGCTTTTGCGCATGGCGGCCGCCTACGCGCTGTCCCTCCTGTTTTCGCTCACCGTGGGATATGTGGCGGCCACCCAGCGCTGGGCAGGGGCCGTGATCCTCCCGGTGCTGGATGTCCTGCAATCCGTCCCCATTCTCTCGTTCCTGCCGGTGGTCGCCCTCTCCCTCACCGCGATCCTGCCCGAGGATGTCGCCGTCGAGCTGGCTTCCATCATCCTGATTTTCACCAGCCAGGTCTGGAACCTGACCTTCAGCTTCTATCAGTCCATGATCACCATCCCGACCGATCTCCGGGAGGCCGCCCAGATCTTCCGGCTGAACCCCTGGCTGCGTTTCCGGCACCTGGAGCTTCCCCATGCGGCCATTGCTTTGATCTGGAACAGCATGATGAGCTGGGCCGGGGGCTGGTTCTTCCTGATGGCGGCTGAGACCTTCACCGTGGGCGCCCGGGACTTCCGATTGATCGGTTTGGGGACCTATCTTCAATTCGCCGCGGAGCAGGGGGATCTGCAAGCCCTGGCCTGGGGGCTGGTGACCCTGGTGGGGATCATTGTGGGGATGGATCAGTTGCTCTGGCGCCCCTTGCTGGCGTGGGCGGATAAATTCCGGCTGGAAATGGTGGAGAGCGACGAGGCCGCTTCCTCATGGCTTTACGACCTGTGGCAGCGGGCCACCGTGTCCGAATGGTTCATCGAGCGGATCTGGAACCCTTTGCTGGAACGGGTGGATGCCGTGCTGGGAGGCTGGAGCGCGCGGCTTGTGGCCCGTCCGGCGCTGAACCCGATCCCGGCCTGGGTTTTCCTGCTCCCGCTGGTAGCCATCGCCGGCCTCGGATTCGCCTATGGGGTCCATGCGGCCCTCCGTCTCCTGAGCGCCCTTCCGCTGTCCAGCCTGCCTCTGCTCGGGCTTGCCACCCTTTCCTCTATGGCTCGTGTCCTCCTCGCTCAGCTGATCGCCCTGGCCTGGACCGTTCCTCTGGGGGTGGCCATTGGGATGAATCGGTCGCTGGCGGCACGGGTTCAACCGCTCATCCAGGTGGTCGCCTCCATTCCGGCGACCGCCCTCTTCCCGGTGATCCTGCTCTTCCTGCTCCGCCTCCCGATGGGCCTGGAGCTGGCCGCGGTTGCCCTTATGCTGATGGGGACGCAGTGGTATCTCCTCTTCAATATCATTGCGGGCGCCTCGGCGATCCCGCGGGATCTGATCTTCACCACGGAGATCCTGGGGATTCGGGGTCTGGAACGCTGGCGGGTGCTGATCCTGCCGGCCGTTTTTCCCTATCTCGTCACCGGCTTAATCACGGCCAGCGGAGGGGCCTGGAACGCGACGATCGTGGCGGAGTACGTGGAGTTCGCCGGGCAGGCCCATGCCACGCTGGGGCTGGGGGCGCTGATCGCCCAGGCGACCGGGCGTGGAGACTACCCCATGCTGCTGGCCGCCACGCTGATGATGATCATGACTGTCGTCGCTTTCAACCGTCTGGTCTGGCGGCGTCTGTATGCGCTGGCCGAGGAGCGCTTCCGGTTCGATTGA
- the secD gene encoding protein translocase subunit SecD: MRNRNLWLVIIGLLAIFALWVDFSETQIAIDFLGIRREIRTVLGLDLQGGIQILLEADVPPNQPVDRGNLEDTRRIIENRVNALGVSEPVVQIAGNRRIVVELPGVTNLEQAVNTIKQTGLLEFVDAGAAPIPEGTVIRTTLDVSTTETVPLTGTPTLTPTPALTETAPLTGTTPVSPTERVYPTVMTGRNLRNARPQLDPFRQPEVAFTLDAEGTRLFAEYTSRNVGRYLCIVLDKKVISCPVIQEPITQGQGVIRMGSGSTLADAEALAVTLRYGALPVPLKIVDTRNIGPTLGRESIHRSLIAGIVGFATVALFMVLYYRVPGILAVLALSLYTALVFAIFKLLPVTLTLPGIAGFVLSIGMAVDANILIFERLKEELRAGRALAMAIDYGFERAWPSIRDSNISTLITCAILYVFGLNFGASMVRGFALTLAIGVAASLFTGIWVTRAFLHVLLDRLSAQAHGRWFGI; the protein is encoded by the coding sequence ATGCGGAACCGAAACCTCTGGCTGGTCATCATCGGCCTTCTGGCAATTTTCGCCCTCTGGGTGGATTTCTCGGAAACCCAGATCGCCATCGATTTTCTGGGCATCCGCCGGGAGATCCGCACCGTGCTCGGGCTGGATCTTCAGGGAGGGATCCAGATCCTCCTGGAGGCGGATGTCCCGCCCAATCAGCCGGTGGATCGGGGGAACCTGGAGGATACCCGGCGCATTATTGAGAACCGCGTCAATGCCCTGGGGGTGAGCGAGCCGGTGGTGCAGATCGCTGGGAACCGACGGATTGTGGTGGAGCTCCCCGGGGTCACGAACCTGGAGCAGGCGGTGAACACGATCAAGCAGACCGGCCTGCTCGAATTCGTGGACGCCGGGGCTGCCCCGATCCCGGAGGGCACGGTCATCCGCACCACCCTGGACGTCTCCACGACGGAGACCGTTCCCCTCACGGGGACGCCGACGCTGACCCCCACCCCGGCGCTGACGGAAACCGCGCCGCTCACCGGGACCACCCCGGTCAGCCCGACCGAGCGGGTGTATCCGACGGTCATGACAGGCCGGAATCTGCGCAACGCCCGACCCCAGCTGGATCCATTCCGCCAGCCGGAGGTGGCTTTCACCCTGGATGCCGAAGGCACCCGGCTCTTCGCGGAATACACATCCCGGAATGTGGGGCGCTATCTTTGCATCGTGCTCGACAAGAAGGTGATCTCCTGCCCGGTGATCCAGGAGCCGATCACGCAGGGGCAGGGGGTGATCCGCATGGGCTCGGGGAGCACCCTGGCGGATGCGGAGGCCCTGGCGGTGACCCTGCGCTATGGCGCCCTGCCGGTGCCGTTAAAGATCGTGGACACCCGGAACATCGGGCCGACCCTGGGCCGGGAATCGATCCACCGCAGCCTGATCGCCGGGATCGTGGGGTTCGCCACCGTCGCCCTCTTCATGGTCCTTTACTATCGGGTGCCGGGGATCCTGGCCGTTCTCGCCCTCAGCCTTTACACCGCCCTGGTGTTTGCGATCTTCAAGCTGCTCCCGGTGACCTTAACTCTACCCGGGATCGCCGGGTTTGTGCTCTCCATCGGGATGGCGGTGGATGCCAACATCCTGATCTTCGAGCGATTGAAGGAGGAGCTCCGCGCTGGCCGTGCCCTCGCCATGGCCATCGATTATGGCTTCGAGCGCGCCTGGCCTTCGATCCGGGATTCCAACATCTCCACCTTGATCACCTGCGCCATCCTGTATGTGTTCGGCCTGAACTTCGGGGCGAGCATGGTGCGGGGATTCGCCCTCACCCTGGCGATCGGGGTGGCCGCCAGCCTGTTCACCGGCATCTGGGTCACGCGGGCCTTTCTACACGTCTTGCTGGATCGTCTCAGCGCCCAGGCCCATGGGCGCTGGTTCGGGATCTGA
- the secF gene encoding protein translocase subunit SecF, which translates to MIDIIGKRYWYFALSLLVIIPGLISLALYGLPLAIDYTGGSLMEIRLPPGVAASSEEVIGVVGQITGFNVADIRVQPSLQGTLIIRTREIDAPTKTRLEEALRSRYGEIVMERFESVGPTVGAEVTRGALVAVAMASLAIMLYLTFAFRQIPHAFRYGVAAVLALLHDVAVVVGTASIFGKVFGWEVDALFLTAVLTVIGFSVHDSIVVFDRIRENLIRYRGEPYERIVNHSILQTLDRSINTQLTLIFTLVALLLFGGTTIRQFIATLLIGMISGTYSSIFNAAPILVVWEKREWRTWFRRPAEQPVH; encoded by the coding sequence ATGATCGACATCATCGGCAAGCGCTACTGGTATTTCGCCCTTTCGCTTCTGGTGATCATTCCGGGCCTGATCTCCCTGGCCCTTTACGGGTTACCGCTGGCCATCGATTACACCGGCGGCTCGCTGATGGAGATCCGGCTCCCGCCGGGCGTGGCCGCCTCCAGCGAGGAGGTCATCGGGGTGGTCGGGCAGATCACCGGGTTTAACGTTGCTGATATCCGGGTCCAGCCATCCCTCCAGGGCACCCTGATCATCCGCACCCGGGAAATCGACGCGCCGACCAAGACCCGCCTGGAGGAGGCCCTGCGCTCCCGTTATGGGGAGATCGTCATGGAGCGTTTCGAATCGGTGGGGCCCACGGTGGGCGCTGAGGTGACCCGGGGCGCCCTGGTGGCGGTGGCCATGGCCTCCCTGGCCATCATGCTCTATCTCACCTTCGCCTTCCGCCAGATCCCCCACGCCTTCCGCTACGGCGTCGCGGCCGTCCTGGCCCTGCTGCACGATGTGGCCGTGGTGGTGGGGACCGCCTCGATCTTCGGCAAGGTCTTCGGCTGGGAGGTGGACGCCCTCTTCCTCACCGCCGTGCTGACGGTGATCGGGTTCTCGGTCCACGACTCCATTGTGGTGTTCGACCGCATCCGCGAGAACCTCATCCGCTACCGCGGCGAACCCTATGAGCGGATCGTCAACCACAGCATCCTGCAAACCCTGGATCGATCGATCAACACCCAGCTCACATTGATCTTCACCCTGGTCGCCCTGCTCCTCTTCGGGGGGACGACCATCCGCCAGTTCATCGCCACGCTGCTGATCGGGATGATCAGCGGAACCTATTCCTCCATCTTCAACGCGGCGCCCATCCTGGTGGTCTGGGAGAAACGGGAGTGGCGGACCTGGTTCCGCCGTCCGGCGGAGCAGCCCGTCCATTGA
- a CDS encoding N-acetylmuramoyl-L-alanine amidase, translated as MRTLILLLFPELLIAAFLGGRESYRRISAALSGHPVYITAQPLSPSRSPRVGLVAGHLGHDSGAVCADGLTEVEVNTAIAREVARRLEALGYTVDILEEFDARLHGYRAAALLSIHADSCEYINELATGFKVARAQADMVPEQSDRLVACLVSAYGRSTGLRFHADSITYDMTDYHAFREIAPETPAAIIETGFLYLDRELLTRGRERVVEGIVEGLRCFLEGGE; from the coding sequence TTGCGAACTCTCATCCTGTTGCTGTTTCCCGAGCTGCTGATCGCGGCGTTTCTCGGTGGACGGGAAAGCTACCGGAGGATTTCTGCGGCTCTATCGGGCCATCCGGTGTATATCACGGCTCAGCCGTTGTCTCCCTCCCGGTCGCCCCGGGTGGGCCTGGTCGCCGGGCATCTGGGGCACGATAGCGGGGCGGTTTGCGCGGACGGGCTCACGGAGGTGGAGGTGAACACCGCGATCGCCCGGGAGGTGGCCCGTCGTCTGGAGGCGCTGGGATACACGGTGGATATCCTGGAAGAGTTCGACGCGCGACTTCATGGATACCGCGCGGCCGCTCTGCTCTCGATCCATGCCGATTCCTGTGAATACATCAATGAGCTGGCGACCGGCTTCAAAGTCGCGCGGGCCCAGGCCGATATGGTGCCGGAGCAGAGCGATCGCCTGGTGGCCTGTCTGGTCTCCGCTTACGGTCGGAGCACCGGGTTGCGTTTCCATGCGGACAGCATCACCTACGATATGACGGACTACCACGCGTTCCGGGAGATCGCGCCGGAGACCCCCGCGGCGATTATCGAGACCGGTTTCCTTTACCTGGATCGGGAGCTTCTCACCCGGGGGCGGGAGCGCGTGGTGGAAGGGATTGTGGAGGGATTGCGGTGCTTTCTGGAAGGGGGCGAATGA
- a CDS encoding ABC transporter permease, producing the protein MSVPVVTRSERAAIRALPPLVLYGVEGLEWTVGGLIALHLGGALATAIPWLTGLGVLGDLLEIARRWTGPEGPGWPRLASGLLACYGALLIAGWLWRRPGRTGRILRHLLTWGSLTLIFLGLVLLDIHREHGLRRFLRVEPWPVPAFRFAAEWRAAMIGLTFLFLYVPIFILIAFSFNASPIATVWKGFSTAWYQRVLQDDLVLDAVQRSLSIAFLAAVISTVLGTMLALGLDRYRFFGRVVLEGLLYLPIIIPEIVMGVGLLLFFVLTQTPLSVWTILIAHVAFCVPFVYVIVRARLATYDRTLEEAAQDLGANEWETFRRITLPLLMPGILGGALMAFTLSIDDFVITFFVTGPRSTTLPVLLYSKVRLGITPELNAISSLLFGASMTLVLLSLITQRRR; encoded by the coding sequence ATGAGCGTCCCGGTCGTCACCCGATCTGAGCGGGCCGCGATCCGCGCCCTGCCCCCTCTGGTGCTGTATGGGGTGGAAGGGCTGGAGTGGACGGTCGGCGGGCTGATCGCCCTGCATCTGGGGGGTGCCCTGGCGACGGCGATCCCATGGTTAACCGGCCTGGGCGTCCTGGGGGACCTGCTGGAGATCGCCCGTCGATGGACAGGCCCGGAGGGGCCGGGCTGGCCCCGGCTGGCCAGCGGCCTTCTGGCATGTTACGGGGCGCTGCTCATCGCCGGCTGGCTCTGGCGTCGTCCGGGGCGGACCGGGAGGATCCTGCGGCATCTCCTGACCTGGGGCTCGCTGACCCTGATTTTCCTCGGGCTGGTTCTTCTAGATATCCATCGGGAGCATGGGTTGCGCCGCTTCCTGCGGGTAGAGCCCTGGCCCGTTCCCGCCTTCCGCTTCGCCGCGGAGTGGCGCGCCGCGATGATCGGCCTGACTTTCCTCTTCCTGTATGTTCCGATCTTCATTTTGATCGCGTTCTCTTTCAACGCCTCGCCCATCGCAACGGTGTGGAAGGGTTTTTCCACGGCGTGGTATCAGCGGGTTTTACAGGACGATCTGGTCCTGGATGCAGTGCAGCGGAGCCTGTCCATCGCCTTCCTGGCTGCAGTGATCTCCACCGTCCTGGGGACCATGCTGGCTCTGGGGCTGGATCGCTACCGGTTCTTCGGGCGGGTGGTCCTCGAGGGCCTGCTTTACCTCCCCATCATCATCCCGGAGATTGTGATGGGGGTGGGGCTGTTGCTGTTCTTTGTCCTGACGCAGACGCCCCTGAGCGTGTGGACGATTCTGATCGCCCACGTGGCTTTCTGTGTGCCTTTCGTTTACGTCATCGTCCGCGCCCGGCTGGCGACCTATGACCGCACCCTGGAGGAGGCCGCTCAGGATCTGGGGGCCAACGAATGGGAAACCTTCCGGCGGATCACGCTTCCGCTGCTGATGCCGGGGATCCTGGGCGGCGCTCTGATGGCCTTCACCCTTTCCATCGACGATTTCGTGATCACATTCTTCGTCACCGGCCCACGATCCACTACGCTTCCTGTGTTGCTGTATTCCAAGGTCCGGCTGGGGATCACGCCGGAGCTCAATGCCATTTCCTCTTTGCTTTTCGGGGCCTCCATGACGCTGGTGCTGCTTTCCCTGATCACCCAGCGTCGTCGCTGA